Below is a window of Deltaproteobacteria bacterium DNA.
TCATCTCGGTTAAAAAACGGACCATGTCTTCCTTTTCTTCGAGATTCATGCCTGCAAACGGTTCATCTAAGATCAGAAGTTTTGGCTCAAGGGCAAGTGCACGACCTAGTTCAACCCTTTTCATCAAACCGTACGGCAATGATTTTACCATCTTCTTTCTGATAGCTTGGATTTCAAGGAAATCAATCAGTTCTTCCAGGACACGGCGGTGATGAATTTCCTCTTTCCGTATCGACGGTGAAAAAAGACATGCCGGAATAATTCCATATTTGCAGTGATTATGGCGCGCCAGAAGCATATTGGATAAAACGGTCATGCCGGGAAAGAGCTCAATATTTTGAAAGGTTCTTCCAATACCTACCCGGACAAGATGGTGTGGGGGTAAATGTGTTATATCCTTTCCGTTAAACAGAATGCGTCCCTTTTGCGGTACATAAAAACCCGTTATACAATTTAATAGACTCGTCTTACCGGCTCCATTCGGCCCGATAATCGCCACCAGTTCACCTGTGTGCACGGAGATATCAATATCATTCAGCGCTTTAACGCCGCCAAAACTCAAGGAAAGGTTCCTGACCTCAAGCTCGGCAACATTCTCTTCCGGATTCCTGGAAATAAATATGCTCGGCTTTCCCCGATATGCTTTCATAATCTAACTTTATTACTTCAATAATTTAATCTTTTCCTCTAAGGGATTATAAAAGTTTGTCAGAGGTGTGAAAGAACCGTCTTCTCCGACTTTCACAATTCTGGCCTTAAATGAGGCACTATGATCGCTTGTTGTATAGGTAATATTTGGAACGATACCACCGAAGTCTTCGTTATTGAAGGATTCCATGGCCTTGTTAATTGTTTCTTTGTTAATTTCCTTATAGTTTTGTTGTGCCTGAACAAATGCTCTTTCCATAATCATAGCAACTACAACACCCTCCCAGTATGAGGCATCAAACTTGTCAACAGTTTTATAGCGCTGCCATAGTTCTTCCATGATCTTGATGCCTGAGCTTTTATCTGCTGGTAAACCGCCAGGAAATTGGATGCGCAGCCGATCTCTGATCAACCCTTTGCCAAGTTTAAAAAAATCAGGATCAGTTGATGTCCATGTTCCAAAAAATGCGGGGCTATAATTAATACGGTCTGCACTCTTGAAAGCCGTTATAATCGCGGCAGGAAGCATCTGCATGACTATATATTCCGCACCGCTTTTTTGTAAACGAAGTAATTCCGTTGTCAAATCAACAGTCTTCGGTGGAAACTCTTCTATCGCCACGATATTGATATTAATTTTTTTTGCGTATTCTTTGCAAGGCTGGTGTATAGAACGGCCATATGCATTGTTATAGGTCAAAAGGCCTACTTTTGGTACATCTTTTCCCTTGTGGATTGTACGTATGTATTCGAGAATCGCATAACTGTCCATTCGATAGCTTCCAAAGGGCAGATACATGTAACTTACGGGTGGTTCAAGGATCTCCCAGCTTGTGGAGTAATTAATAGTAGGTATCTTGTATTGCTGAACAATCGGCTTTGCTGCCAATCCTTCACCAGCCCCCCAGGTCGCAATCATATCAACTTGATCCTGGATGGCAAATTTTCTTACCGCAGCCTCAGCCTCCTGGACCTTGTATCCGGTATCAACGAGAATCATTTCAATCTTTTTTCCTCCGACGCCCCCTTTAACCTCGTTTACGTAACGAAAATAATCCTGCTGACCCTTGGCATGAAACTGCCCCCAGGTTGAAGCTGGACCGGTCAAATTTATGGCCGCACCAACTTTGATTGTCTTTGGTTTTACATCTGAAGTACTACAAGAACATAGTAACCCCACCAGAACCGCAAAAGTAATTCTTTGACAATATTTGTTCATTTCTTCCTCCCACAGAAAATAAAAAAGGCCCTGGAAAATCCACGGCCTCTGATAAAATAAACCGTGGACAGATCATCGGTCTGCCCACGGCTCTATTAACTGTTTCTGGTCATGAGCGCGGCAGGCAGACCCCACTAAAAAAGCTAAAATAAGCAAATAATCTTTCTACCTGATTGCATATCATGACTGTCATTTTTCTCTATCCCTACGCACTTCCTGTGCGTTGTCATATAAATCCAAACCTCAATTATGTCAAGAAATATTCTTTTTGAATTTCAGTTTATGCCAAGTTTTTCAATCCGGTAACGCAATGAATCAAAGCTAACCCGAAGAATCTCAGCAGCCTTCGTCTTAGATCCATTAGCGTTTCTTAAAGCCTCTTCTATTAGATGCTTTTCATACTTTGCGACTTCTTCATTCAAGTTCACACCTTCTTGAGGAATTGACCATACAGGTATGTCAACATCCGCAAACGTACTTACCTCTTTGAGATTCCCTGACATATAAAGGTTCTCTGGCAGGATAATATTCGATGTCTCAAGGGCAATACTACGTTCAATGATATTTTCTAGTTCTCTGACATTTCCGGGAAATGGATACTTCATGAGAAGCTCCATTGCATAGGAAGAGATTGTTTTAATCTCTTTTCCAAATTCCCTTGAACACTTTTCAATAAAATGCTTTGTTAAGATGGGTATGTCCTCTTTTCTTTCTCTCAAGGGTGGAATGTGAATCGGTATGACATTGAGGCGAAAATATAAGTCCTCCCTGAAGGAACCATCTTTGACTTTTTCTTCCAGATTCTTGTTGGTGGCAGAGATGATTCTGACATCGACTTTTTTTTCTTCTGCCCCACCTACCCTTCTGAATGTCTTTTCCTGAACAACTCTAAGAAGTTTTACTTGAAGTAGTGGAGGTAAGTCTCCAATCTCATCCAGAAATATAGTCCCTCCACGTGCAATCTCAAAAAGACCGGGTTTATCGCTATAGGCGCCTGTAAATGCACCTTTCACATAACCAAATAATTCACTTTCAAGGAGACTTTCCGGGACACCCCCACAGTTAATTACTTCAAACGGCATGTTTTTTCTTTGGCTATTTTCATGAATGGCTTTTGCAACAAGTTCCTTGCCTGTTCCACTCTCACCGAGGATGAGAACGTTAGTCGGTGTTTCAGCCACTTTTTTAATAATCGAATATAATTTAAGCATTCCTTTGCTTTTTCCGATCATATTTCCATAGGAAACAGCATACTCTACTTCTTTGATAAATAACGCATCACTTTCCCTGACACCTTTTTTATCAAGGGCATTACTTATGATTGATTTTAGTTCTTCTATATCAACGCCCTTCTCGATATAGTCGTATGCCCCTTCTTTCATAGCAGACACCGCCGTTTCAGGAGACGCATAGGCAGTAATTAATATTACCATTGTTTCCGGACAGACATCCTTGACTGATTTCAGAAACTCAATGCCATCAACTTTAGGCATCTTCAAATCGGTAAGTATGAGATCAAAGTGCTCTTTTTTACAGCGGCTCAGAGCTTTCGTTGCGTCATTTGCAACGGTCACATCATACCCCTCTTTCGTCAGCATGATTTCAAGAAATTCTCTTATCCCTTGATCATCATCCACTACGAGAATCTTAGCCATTGTTATTTCCCTTCTTTAAAAACTGATCAAATCAATATACCAACATCGTCTTAGTTTAAGGGTAATGTTAATGAGAAGGTTGTTCCTCTTTCGATATTGCTTTCAATTTTGGTAGTTCCGGCGTATCCTTCAACAAGTTTGTTCACGATTGCAAGACCGAGACCTGTTCCTCTCTCTTTTGTTGTAAAGAACGGTTCAAATATTTTGTTCAGATACTTTTCATCTATCCCGTACCCAGTGTCGCTTATTCGTATCTCAAGATGTTCATTTGAACCATCGTAAGATAAGATTTTTTTCGTTTCAATAGATAGAATTCCCCCTTCCGGCATAGCCTGAACAGAATTAAGTATCAGATTCCAAACAATTGCTCGGATTTCTGCCCTATTTGCATAAACAGTCAGATTATCGGATAGCGAAAGAGACACTGTAATGTTATCATTCCAGTCAGGAACATAATGAACGGATTCAACAACGTCTTCAATAATTTCTCTGATTATAATGGTTTGCTGATTTCCCTGTATTGGTCTTGCGAGCAGCAGAAAATCCTTTATAATATTTTCGAGCTGATCCTTACCCCTGAGAATTATCTGCATCAGTCTCTCGTCTATGGCACTAAGACTAATATCCTGCCTGAGGACTTGAATTGATCCGCTGATGGATGCAAGAGGATTTCTCATTTCATGTGCAAGACCCGCTGCCATTTCTCCGATAATGGCGAGTCTTTTGTTTTTTTCGAGGGCTTCTTCCATTTTCATTATGGATGTAAGGTCCTGAAAAATTAAAATGTTACCGATCCGTTTATCTTTATTATCCTTGAGAAGTGATACTGAACAACCAAGTATCAGATTTTTATTTCCTTTGCTTGTGAACTCCAAATTATATCTGTTTTTTATTAAACTTTTATAATCTTCTTGTGAAGTTTTTTCCTTTATATGTACAAAGTCGGGAAATATTTCAACAACATTTCTATTTTCTACCTCAGCAAAGGTCAATCCCGAAATCTCTTCCGCAGCCCTGTTAAAAGATTTAATCTTACCCTGGAGATTGATTGTCATAATACCCGTATCAACTGATTCAATAATACTCCTGTGGAGCAAATCAAGTTGATCAAAGGCGGTTTCTTTCTCGGCAAGAAGTATTCTTGCTTTCCTCTCTTTTTCAACTACAAAGCTGGCAAGCAAGGCAATTATATAAAAAGAGAGAATATGGATGAAAATCCGCGTAAAGACATACCCAGCACCAGAATCATAATCATGAACGGCTATAGCGTATATTGGATGGATAATGTTATAGTATTCCAAATCAATCAATAAACCATAGAAAATGCTGGAAGCAGAGGCAATGATTAGTCCCCCTCCTTTTTCTAAAAACAAAACCGAGTATATAATAACCAATGGATAAAAAACCGAATATATACTTCTGATACCACCTGTGACGTATACAAGGGCGGTTATTAAGACCACATCACAGAGTGTCTGGATGTATATGTTCAGTTTAGTATTTTTTATGAACTTCAGAAGAAGTAGATAAACGAGTGAAAGGAAGTAGGTAAGTGCAAAAATGATATAAAAAAATGTAATTGATATTTCTGGAAGTATTTCTGTTCTTTGAATATTTAAAACCGTTGTAATACCAAAAAGAAAGGTAACGATTGCAACCCTCGATAAAATTAATGTATTAATTCTCCTATCAACACCTTCTTCCTGCAACAATTGATTACTCATTGTATCTCAATGCCTGCTTGGTTCTTCATTTTAAAAAAACGTTTTCGATATGCAAAATAAAGAGTATGAACACCCTGTTTACTATATATATCATGTCTGGTATGGTATAGCATTATGAAAAATTAATCTAACAAATATAATATGTTCATAGACATTACAAATATTTTGAGACATAGTAATAGTGACAGTTTGACAAATATTTATTTACTTGGAATGAAAATTTTATTTCCTTTTATAATTGAATCGGCAGCGACCGCTAAACCCCAAAGCGTGCGTCCGGGTTAACGGACAAATGCGATTAATAATTTCCATAAGGATCGAAAATTTCCCCCAGCAGTCTGCGGGGAGCTTCAATGAACACATGCCATGGAGCGACCATTAATTCCTCTTCTTGTTGCCTTTATTGTGGGCATTGCTATTGGTAATTTTTATCGAGTTGCCGACCTGCCGTTACTTACATCTCTCCTCGTTGCCTTAATACTCCTCCTTTTAGCATCATTAAAAAAATCTGAAAAAATGATGGTGATACTTCTTATTGTATCTTCTTCATTCCTTGGCATTCTTAACATTAATATTTATCTCTATCAGGATCACGGATCAAATCACATTTCTCATTATATCAGTAAAGAGAGGGTAACTGTTGAAGGGGTGATTTGTGAAAATCCTCAGATATCGCCTGATCGTACAGAATTAACTGTTACAACAGGCAGGATCATTAAGGATGATGCTGATATAAGGGTTATGGGTCTTGTACTGCTCTCAGTCGAAACCAAGCAGGAATTTAAATATGGGGATTTTGTGCGATTTAAGACCAGGCTTAAAGCACCGCACAGCTTCCGGAATCCCGGCGGCTTTGATTATGAAAAGCATCTCAGATACAAAGGAATCATGGTACGCGGGTTTATTAAAGATTCCTCCGGAATTGTCATTTTGAGAGAAAATCAGGGGAATATTTTCAAAACACATCTCGAACGATTAAGGGAGAAGATAAAAAATTTCATTATGGAAAATTCCCCGTCACCGGAAAGAGAAATTATTCAGGCCATGATCCTGGGAGATCAAAAGGAAATCCCCAAAGATGTAATGGAAAATTTTAACAAAACCGGCACAACGCATATTATCGCAATTTCCGGATTTAACATAGGTATCATTGCTTTCCTGTCATTTTTTGCCATAAGATTAATCATGAAATCCTCCACGTATCTTCTTTTGAGGTTCAATATCATCAAAGTCTCCACTGTTTTTGGAATTATACCAGTGATCATTTATACCTTCATTGCCGGTCTGGGTATTTCCGTGGTTCGTGCCTCTATCATGGCGGTAACCTTCATGATAGCGATTATTATGGATAAGGGGAGAGACCTCTACAACAGTCTGGCTCTGGCAGCATTGATTATACTCGTTATCTCTCCCTATTCACTCTTTGATATTTCTTTTCAGCTTTCATTTATGGCAGTATGGGCAATCCTTTTCATCACACCGAGACTGCGCATGATGCTCCCCGAAGGCGTTACCGAAGCAATACCAAACAACACAGTATGGGTGAAAATATTTTATAAAAATATCCTTATTTTCATTATCGTGTCATTGAGTGCAACTCTTGGGACCTTGCCGCTAATTGTTTTTTATTTTAACAGAGTATCAACCATAGTCCTCCTGTCAAATTTAATCGTTGTCCCCATAATGGGCATTATGGCCATTCCTGTATGTATGGCTATTATCGTTGCCGCTCCGTTATCACATACACTGGCTTTAATCTTTTTAAACATTTCAACTTTTCTCGTCCGGATTTCAATTTCACTGGTTGATTTCTTTGCCTCACTTCCTGGTTCATCTTATTTTGTGAGTACGCCTACATTATTAGAAATTGCTGCCTACTATTTTTTTCTTATAGCCGCTATTAAGCTTATTGATTTCCGGAAAAAGAAAAAAAACGACGATTCTGAGAGCAAAAGTACTTTCGGTCCTCAATGGTACCGAATTACACTCGCAACTCTAACAGTTTTTTTCATAATTGATGCAATATATTTATATGCAAGCGTTAACAACAATGAAAAGCTGAACGTTACCTTCATCGATGTCGGACAGGGAAGCTCCACACTGGTTACATTGCCGGGGGGTAAAAAGATACTTATCGATGGCGGTGGGACATATGAAAATGTTTTTGATATCGGGAAGTATGTTATCGCCCCGTTTCTCTGGCATGAAAGGATAAAATGTATCGATATCGTCGTGCTTACCCATCCCCATCCCGATCATCTCAATGGGTTGATCTATATTCTGTCACATTTCGATGTTAAAGAGGTCTGGACAAACGGCGAGGATTCAGAAACCGAGACTTATAAAGATTTCGTGAAGATGATCAATGAAAAGAATATAGCCCACAGGCTGGTATCGGAAAAGTCCGGCGAAATAAAAATCAATAATACTACGATCAACATATTAAATCCCCCGAATCCGGTTGATTTAAAGAAGGACCTCCTTCCCCGGAAGTTCGACAGAACAAATAATGATGCCATTGTCATGAATTTAACAATCGAGAATGTGAGTATCCTCTTGCCGGGAGACATATCGGAACCATCGGAGACCCGGCTTATCAAATCAGGTAAAAATATCAAAAGTCATATCATGCTTGTCCCCCATCATGGTGGATTCACTTCCAGCACAATACCTTTCCTTAATAGAGTACAACCATCAATTGCCGTGATCAGCTGCGGCAGAGACAACGTCTATAATGATCCTCACCCTGATGTTCTTAAAAGGTACTTAATGCTCGGAACAAAGATATTGAGAACTGATATAAACGGCGCCATCAACATAACAACAGATGGTAAAAAAATAGCGTATAATGTCTTCAGATAAGAACTTCTTGAATAGATTTACCCCTGTCAACATAAATAGAAAAACAATATTTTCTTGCACTTCAATGCTTTATGTGTTATCGCTCTCCCCCTTATTAAATAACAAAAACTGCTGCAAGGGAAAAAATCAACAGGCACAATCGCTGTGACGAGCAATTTAAATTAGTGGCGAATACTTATGAAAATTATCACCGCAATCAGGGGATTTAAAGATATACTCCCTAAAGAAACGGGAAAGTGGCAATACATCGAGGAATTAGCGCGAGAAATATTCTCTAATTTCGGTTTTCGTGAAATAAGGGTGCCAATCCTCGAAAAAACCGATCTCTTTAGAAGAAGTATCGGAGAATCCACTGATATCGTTGAAAAGGAGATGTATACGTTTCCTGATCGTGGCGACGAATATCTGACTCTCCGTCCTGAGGCAACCGCTTCTGTTATACGTGCATATCTGGAACATGCCATGTATGCTACTGATCCAGTGGCAAAACTTTTCACAATCGGTCCTATGTTCAGACGTGAAAGACCGCAAAAAGGCAGATACAGGCAGTTTCACCAGATTAATGTCGAACTCATCGGCATCGACGATCCTCGTGCAGACGCCGAAGTAATTCTCATGCTCATCCAATTTCTGAAGCGCATGCAGCTTTCTCATCTAAAGCTACAAATTAATTCTCTCGGATGTACTGAATGCCGCCCTTCGTTTAAAAAATCATTAACCGTTTTTTTACAGGGAAAAGAAGAGGGTCTTTGCGAAGATTGCCGGCGTCGCGTCAGTACAAATCCTCTGAGGGTTTTTGATTGCAAAATGATACATTGCGGCGAGATAATTGAGAGAGCGCCAAGGCTGCTTACCTTTCTATGTCCTGAATGCGAGGATCATTTCGCAAAGGTAAAGGAATCCCTGGATACTTTCGCTATATCCTATGAAATAAATACCAAGATGGTTCGTGGCCTGGATTACTACACAAAAACAACCTTTGAAGTAGTGATGGAACATCTTGGAGCCCAGAATGCCGTCGTCGGCGGCGGTCGATACGACGGCCTTGTAAAAGATCTTGGCGGACCGGATCTCCCTGGAATAGGATTTGCGATTGGATGTGAACGGCTGATTTCAATTTCACCTATTAAGGATGAGGATTTTTTGGTACCCCCCC
It encodes the following:
- a CDS encoding ABC transporter ATP-binding protein, giving the protein MKAYRGKPSIFISRNPEENVAELEVRNLSLSFGGVKALNDIDISVHTGELVAIIGPNGAGKTSLLNCITGFYVPQKGRILFNGKDITHLPPHHLVRVGIGRTFQNIELFPGMTVLSNMLLARHNHCKYGIIPACLFSPSIRKEEIHHRRVLEELIDFLEIQAIRKKMVKSLPYGLMKRVELGRALALEPKLLILDEPFAGMNLEEKEDMVRFLTEMNQAWGQTMILVEHDMSIVMSISQRIVVLNFGEKLAEGNPDEIRNHPEVIKAYLGDTVSV
- a CDS encoding ABC transporter substrate-binding protein encodes the protein MNKYCQRITFAVLVGLLCSCSTSDVKPKTIKVGAAINLTGPASTWGQFHAKGQQDYFRYVNEVKGGVGGKKIEMILVDTGYKVQEAEAAVRKFAIQDQVDMIATWGAGEGLAAKPIVQQYKIPTINYSTSWEILEPPVSYMYLPFGSYRMDSYAILEYIRTIHKGKDVPKVGLLTYNNAYGRSIHQPCKEYAKKININIVAIEEFPPKTVDLTTELLRLQKSGAEYIVMQMLPAAIITAFKSADRINYSPAFFGTWTSTDPDFFKLGKGLIRDRLRIQFPGGLPADKSSGIKIMEELWQRYKTVDKFDASYWEGVVVAMIMERAFVQAQQNYKEINKETINKAMESFNNEDFGGIVPNITYTTSDHSASFKARIVKVGEDGSFTPLTNFYNPLEEKIKLLK
- a CDS encoding sigma-54 dependent transcriptional regulator; amino-acid sequence: MAKILVVDDDQGIREFLEIMLTKEGYDVTVANDATKALSRCKKEHFDLILTDLKMPKVDGIEFLKSVKDVCPETMVILITAYASPETAVSAMKEGAYDYIEKGVDIEELKSIISNALDKKGVRESDALFIKEVEYAVSYGNMIGKSKGMLKLYSIIKKVAETPTNVLILGESGTGKELVAKAIHENSQRKNMPFEVINCGGVPESLLESELFGYVKGAFTGAYSDKPGLFEIARGGTIFLDEIGDLPPLLQVKLLRVVQEKTFRRVGGAEEKKVDVRIISATNKNLEEKVKDGSFREDLYFRLNVIPIHIPPLRERKEDIPILTKHFIEKCSREFGKEIKTISSYAMELLMKYPFPGNVRELENIIERSIALETSNIILPENLYMSGNLKEVSTFADVDIPVWSIPQEGVNLNEEVAKYEKHLIEEALRNANGSKTKAAEILRVSFDSLRYRIEKLGIN
- a CDS encoding ATP-binding protein, which encodes MLQEEGVDRRINTLILSRVAIVTFLFGITTVLNIQRTEILPEISITFFYIIFALTYFLSLVYLLLLKFIKNTKLNIYIQTLCDVVLITALVYVTGGIRSIYSVFYPLVIIYSVLFLEKGGGLIIASASSIFYGLLIDLEYYNIIHPIYAIAVHDYDSGAGYVFTRIFIHILSFYIIALLASFVVEKERKARILLAEKETAFDQLDLLHRSIIESVDTGIMTINLQGKIKSFNRAAEEISGLTFAEVENRNVVEIFPDFVHIKEKTSQEDYKSLIKNRYNLEFTSKGNKNLILGCSVSLLKDNKDKRIGNILIFQDLTSIMKMEEALEKNKRLAIIGEMAAGLAHEMRNPLASISGSIQVLRQDISLSAIDERLMQIILRGKDQLENIIKDFLLLARPIQGNQQTIIIREIIEDVVESVHYVPDWNDNITVSLSLSDNLTVYANRAEIRAIVWNLILNSVQAMPEGGILSIETKKILSYDGSNEHLEIRISDTGYGIDEKYLNKIFEPFFTTKERGTGLGLAIVNKLVEGYAGTTKIESNIERGTTFSLTLPLN
- a CDS encoding DNA internalization-related competence protein ComEC/Rec2 — translated: MERPLIPLLVAFIVGIAIGNFYRVADLPLLTSLLVALILLLLASLKKSEKMMVILLIVSSSFLGILNINIYLYQDHGSNHISHYISKERVTVEGVICENPQISPDRTELTVTTGRIIKDDADIRVMGLVLLSVETKQEFKYGDFVRFKTRLKAPHSFRNPGGFDYEKHLRYKGIMVRGFIKDSSGIVILRENQGNIFKTHLERLREKIKNFIMENSPSPEREIIQAMILGDQKEIPKDVMENFNKTGTTHIIAISGFNIGIIAFLSFFAIRLIMKSSTYLLLRFNIIKVSTVFGIIPVIIYTFIAGLGISVVRASIMAVTFMIAIIMDKGRDLYNSLALAALIILVISPYSLFDISFQLSFMAVWAILFITPRLRMMLPEGVTEAIPNNTVWVKIFYKNILIFIIVSLSATLGTLPLIVFYFNRVSTIVLLSNLIVVPIMGIMAIPVCMAIIVAAPLSHTLALIFLNISTFLVRISISLVDFFASLPGSSYFVSTPTLLEIAAYYFFLIAAIKLIDFRKKKKNDDSESKSTFGPQWYRITLATLTVFFIIDAIYLYASVNNNEKLNVTFIDVGQGSSTLVTLPGGKKILIDGGGTYENVFDIGKYVIAPFLWHERIKCIDIVVLTHPHPDHLNGLIYILSHFDVKEVWTNGEDSETETYKDFVKMINEKNIAHRLVSEKSGEIKINNTTINILNPPNPVDLKKDLLPRKFDRTNNDAIVMNLTIENVSILLPGDISEPSETRLIKSGKNIKSHIMLVPHHGGFTSSTIPFLNRVQPSIAVISCGRDNVYNDPHPDVLKRYLMLGTKILRTDINGAINITTDGKKIAYNVFR
- the hisS gene encoding histidine--tRNA ligase, which translates into the protein MITAIRGFKDILPKETGKWQYIEELAREIFSNFGFREIRVPILEKTDLFRRSIGESTDIVEKEMYTFPDRGDEYLTLRPEATASVIRAYLEHAMYATDPVAKLFTIGPMFRRERPQKGRYRQFHQINVELIGIDDPRADAEVILMLIQFLKRMQLSHLKLQINSLGCTECRPSFKKSLTVFLQGKEEGLCEDCRRRVSTNPLRVFDCKMIHCGEIIERAPRLLTFLCPECEDHFAKVKESLDTFAISYEINTKMVRGLDYYTKTTFEVVMEHLGAQNAVVGGGRYDGLVKDLGGPDLPGIGFAIGCERLISISPIKDEDFLVPPHIFIAALGNKAQKLAFAICNRLRINGFQAEMDYSGKSLKSQMNRADKLKCHYTLILGEKEIIENKAELRDMKKGTQENVGLDCLEETIIKKANGS